One genomic segment of Salvelinus sp. IW2-2015 unplaced genomic scaffold, ASM291031v2 Un_scaffold4335, whole genome shotgun sequence includes these proteins:
- the LOC112077148 gene encoding barrier-to-autointegration factor has product MSGNKNGPPTTSQKHRNFVSEPMGNRSVRDVPGIGTTHGXTLEEKGMPRADQLLGDYLKRGRDQDQFQDNLKNTTGANAKQQRDAYNGMREWTDNNL; this is encoded by the exons ATGTCTGGAAACAAGAACG GACCTCCCACCACTTCTCAAAAGCACCGGAACTTTGTCTCGGAGCCGATGGGAAACCGGTCTGTGAGGGATGTACCGGGGATCGGAACCACGCACGGACRCACGTTGGAGGAGAAGGGCATGCCTAG GGCTGACCAGTTGTTGGGTGATTACCTGAAGAGAGGTCGGGACCAAGACCAGTTCCAGGACAATCTGAAGAATACCACAGGGGCCAACGCCAAGCAACAGAGAGACGCCTACAATGGAATGAGAGAGTGGACCGACAACAacctgtag